The proteins below come from a single Candidatus Flexicrinis affinis genomic window:
- a CDS encoding maleylpyruvate isomerase N-terminal domain-containing protein, whose translation MDALTIMFYGNKTLLAALEGLDHDHWLVGGVCGVWSVKDIVAHMACYELLIGDVFGMFTGAAEKPMFDRMAASYETWNDDTVAERRHLTPQAVLDEYHAAYTEKMARAEAIGAAKLAEVGTIPWYGEGYALDDYIVYTDYGHKREHAAQIMVYRDTLR comes from the coding sequence ATGGACGCGCTGACAATCATGTTCTATGGCAACAAGACGCTTCTGGCAGCTCTTGAGGGGCTCGATCACGATCATTGGCTGGTGGGCGGCGTGTGCGGCGTGTGGTCGGTCAAGGACATCGTCGCCCACATGGCGTGCTACGAGCTGCTGATCGGCGATGTGTTCGGCATGTTCACCGGGGCGGCCGAAAAGCCTATGTTTGACCGCATGGCGGCGTCGTATGAGACGTGGAACGACGATACGGTGGCCGAGCGGCGCCACCTCACGCCGCAAGCGGTGCTTGACGAGTACCACGCGGCGTATACGGAGAAGATGGCGCGGGCCGAGGCGATCGGCGCGGCCAAGCTGGCCGAGGTCGGGACGATTCCGTGGTACGGCGAAGGATACGCGCTGGACGATTACATCGTGTACACGGACTACGGCCATAAGCGCGAACATGCCGCGCAGATCATGGTCTACCGCGACACGTTGCGGTGA
- a CDS encoding MFS transporter, giving the protein MTTRRLHYAWIVAVVTFLGLLTSAGVRTAPSVVLVPLEVEFGWTRSETSFAVAISLFVFGFGAPLGGALMDRFGPRRVLLGGLAVITAGLALMLTMDQLWQFHLWWGVVVGIGTGAVAGTLGATVATRWFNVKRGMVLGLFSAAAAAGQFLFTPTLIAAGTGGNWRAVILVLVGAGIAAGGLALVFMRSSPEDARTTAWGKALSASAVLADSRTTPLREAIRTRDFWLLAGSFFVCGYTTNGMIGTHLLPHALEHGFVEAEMAGAIAVMGVMNIVGSLISGALSERFDNRKLLATYYGFRALSLAALPFVLEMQGMLLFTIIYGFDWVATVPPTINLTAERFGRKSLGSIYGWIYCSHMIGAGIASFAGGFFRDHLGDYHLIFISAAIMGIVASGLTLGIKGRGVARPVPAAAAAD; this is encoded by the coding sequence ATGACCACGCGTCGACTGCACTACGCTTGGATCGTTGCCGTTGTTACGTTTCTCGGCCTGCTGACGTCGGCGGGCGTGCGAACCGCGCCGAGCGTGGTGCTGGTGCCGCTTGAAGTCGAATTCGGCTGGACGCGCTCCGAGACGTCGTTCGCGGTCGCGATTAGCCTGTTCGTGTTTGGCTTCGGCGCTCCGTTGGGCGGCGCGCTGATGGATCGCTTCGGGCCGAGGCGCGTGCTGCTGGGCGGGCTGGCCGTGATTACCGCCGGCCTCGCGCTCATGCTGACGATGGATCAGCTCTGGCAGTTCCACTTGTGGTGGGGCGTGGTCGTCGGCATCGGCACCGGCGCGGTGGCCGGCACGCTGGGCGCGACCGTGGCGACGCGCTGGTTCAACGTCAAGCGCGGCATGGTGCTGGGGTTGTTCAGCGCGGCGGCCGCGGCAGGGCAGTTCCTGTTTACGCCCACGCTGATCGCGGCGGGCACCGGCGGCAACTGGCGTGCGGTGATCCTCGTGCTGGTCGGCGCAGGTATCGCGGCGGGCGGGCTTGCGCTAGTGTTCATGCGCAGTTCACCGGAGGACGCGCGCACGACGGCGTGGGGCAAAGCGTTGTCTGCGTCGGCTGTGCTTGCCGACAGCCGCACGACGCCGCTGCGCGAAGCGATCCGCACGCGCGATTTCTGGCTGCTGGCCGGCAGCTTCTTCGTGTGCGGCTACACCACCAACGGCATGATCGGCACGCATCTGCTGCCGCACGCGCTCGAACACGGCTTCGTCGAGGCCGAGATGGCCGGCGCGATCGCCGTCATGGGCGTGATGAACATCGTCGGGTCGCTCATCAGCGGCGCGCTCAGCGAACGCTTCGACAACCGCAAGCTGCTGGCGACGTACTACGGCTTCCGCGCGCTCAGCCTCGCCGCGCTGCCATTCGTGCTCGAAATGCAGGGCATGCTGCTGTTCACCATCATCTACGGCTTCGACTGGGTCGCCACCGTGCCGCCGACGATCAACCTTACGGCGGAACGCTTTGGCCGTAAGTCTTTAGGGTCGATCTACGGCTGGATCTACTGCTCGCACATGATCGGCGCGGGGATCGCCAGCTTTGCCGGCGGGTTCTTCCGCGATCACTTGGGCGACTACCATCTCATCTTCATCAGCGCGGCAATCATGGGCATCGTCGCCTCCGGCCTGACGCTGGGGATCAAGGGCCGTGGCGTCGCACGGCCTGTCCCTGCCGCCGCCGCCGCGGATTGA
- a CDS encoding methylcrotonoyl-CoA carboxylase: MDILETLVNPSDPRFETNAAHNRALAEQLKERLRRVSEGGGPRYQQRHREHGKLLVRERIDKLLDPGSPFLEIAPLAAWELYPPDDTPAAGIVTGIGRVSGVECLIVANDATVKGGSYYPMTVKKHLRAQQVALENNLPCIYLVDSGGAFLPMQDEVFPDHDDFGRIFYNQARMSAAKIPQIACVMGSCTAGGAYVPAMSDEAVIVKGTGTIFLGGPPLVKAATGEEVTAEELGGADVHTRVSGVADHFAENDDHALEIVRGIVASLNRVKRVDQDVRPPEPPLYEPEELYGILPTSFRETYDVREVIARLVDGSRFREFKARYATTLVTGFAHIEGYPVGIVANNGVLFSESALKGAHFIELCTARRIPLVFLQNITGFMVGKAYEQGGIAKDGAKMVHAVANANVPKFTLIIGGSFGAGNYGMCGRAYGPRFLWMWPNARISVMGGEQAANVLLTIKRDQLARAGQPDMTPEEQAAFKQPILDDYEHKGDPYYSSARLWDDGILDPLHTRRVLGLALSAALNAEVSDTTYGVFRM, translated from the coding sequence ATGGATATCCTCGAAACGCTCGTTAATCCGTCCGACCCGCGATTCGAGACCAATGCCGCGCACAACCGTGCCCTTGCCGAACAACTCAAGGAACGCCTGCGTCGGGTGAGCGAGGGCGGCGGGCCGCGCTATCAGCAGCGGCACCGCGAGCACGGCAAGCTGCTCGTGCGCGAGCGTATCGATAAGCTGCTCGACCCGGGATCGCCGTTTCTGGAGATCGCGCCGTTGGCCGCGTGGGAACTGTATCCTCCCGACGACACGCCCGCTGCGGGTATCGTCACCGGGATTGGCCGGGTCAGCGGCGTCGAGTGCCTGATCGTCGCCAATGACGCCACGGTCAAGGGAGGGTCGTACTACCCGATGACCGTCAAGAAGCACCTGCGCGCCCAGCAGGTCGCGCTTGAGAACAACCTCCCGTGCATCTATCTGGTCGATAGCGGCGGGGCGTTCCTGCCCATGCAGGACGAAGTGTTCCCCGACCACGACGACTTCGGCCGCATCTTCTATAACCAAGCACGCATGAGCGCCGCCAAAATCCCTCAGATCGCGTGCGTGATGGGAAGCTGCACGGCCGGCGGGGCATACGTGCCGGCCATGAGCGACGAGGCAGTGATCGTCAAAGGCACGGGGACGATCTTCCTCGGCGGGCCGCCGCTGGTGAAGGCCGCGACCGGCGAGGAGGTCACGGCAGAGGAATTGGGCGGCGCAGATGTGCACACGCGTGTTTCCGGCGTGGCCGATCATTTCGCCGAGAACGACGACCACGCGTTGGAAATCGTGCGCGGGATCGTGGCCAGCCTGAACCGCGTCAAGCGAGTCGATCAGGACGTGCGCCCGCCCGAACCGCCGCTATACGAGCCCGAAGAGCTGTACGGCATCCTGCCGACCTCGTTTCGCGAGACGTACGACGTGCGCGAGGTCATCGCGCGCTTGGTGGACGGCAGCCGCTTCCGCGAGTTCAAGGCGCGCTACGCCACCACGCTGGTGACCGGCTTCGCGCACATCGAAGGCTATCCGGTCGGGATCGTCGCCAACAACGGCGTGCTGTTCAGCGAGTCGGCGCTTAAGGGCGCGCACTTCATCGAACTGTGCACAGCGCGCCGCATTCCGCTGGTGTTTCTGCAAAACATCACCGGCTTCATGGTCGGCAAAGCTTATGAGCAGGGCGGCATCGCCAAGGACGGCGCCAAGATGGTGCACGCCGTCGCCAATGCCAACGTGCCGAAGTTTACGCTGATCATCGGCGGCAGCTTCGGGGCGGGCAACTATGGCATGTGCGGGCGTGCCTATGGCCCGCGCTTCCTGTGGATGTGGCCAAACGCCCGCATCTCGGTCATGGGCGGCGAGCAGGCGGCGAACGTGCTGCTGACCATCAAGCGCGATCAACTGGCACGCGCCGGCCAACCCGACATGACGCCGGAGGAACAGGCCGCCTTCAAACAGCCGATCCTCGACGACTACGAACACAAGGGAGACCCGTATTATTCGTCGGCACGGCTGTGGGACGACGGCATACTCGATCCGCTGCATACGCGGCGTGTGCTGGGGCTGGCGCTCTCCGCGGCGCTAAATGCCGAGGTCAGCGATACGACCTACGGCGTGTTCAGAATGTAG
- a CDS encoding glucose 1-dehydrogenase, whose protein sequence is MRLQDKVALITGAGSGIGYHTALVFAQEGAAVVAVDVNDEGGQQTIKEITDAGGRAIYVHADVSSASDCARMVEAAEDTYGKLNILFNNAGIMLSADDDAISTDETVWDLTMAVNVKGVFFGCKYGIPALRRAGGGSIINTASFVALLGAATPQLAYTASKGAVLSMTRELAIIHARENIRVNALCPGPLRTELLMKFLNTDEKKQRRLVHIPMGRFGEAKEMAYAALYLGSDESSYVTGTEFVVDGGITAAYVTPQ, encoded by the coding sequence ATGCGGTTGCAAGACAAAGTAGCACTCATCACCGGCGCCGGCAGCGGTATCGGCTATCACACGGCGCTGGTATTCGCGCAGGAAGGCGCGGCGGTCGTCGCCGTCGATGTCAATGACGAGGGCGGCCAGCAGACGATCAAGGAGATCACTGACGCCGGCGGCCGCGCGATTTACGTCCACGCCGACGTGTCGAGCGCGTCCGACTGCGCCAGGATGGTCGAAGCGGCGGAGGACACCTACGGCAAGCTCAACATCCTGTTTAACAACGCCGGCATCATGCTCAGCGCCGACGACGACGCCATCAGCACCGACGAGACGGTGTGGGACTTGACGATGGCCGTCAACGTCAAAGGTGTGTTCTTCGGCTGCAAGTACGGTATTCCGGCGCTGCGGCGGGCGGGCGGTGGCAGCATCATCAACACGGCCTCGTTCGTGGCGCTGCTCGGCGCGGCGACGCCCCAGCTTGCGTACACCGCCAGCAAGGGCGCGGTGCTCTCGATGACCCGCGAACTGGCGATCATCCACGCCCGCGAGAACATCCGCGTCAACGCGTTATGTCCCGGCCCGCTGCGCACCGAGCTGCTGATGAAGTTCCTCAACACCGATGAGAAGAAGCAGCGCCGCCTGGTGCATATCCCGATGGGGCGCTTCGGCGAGGCCAAGGAGATGGCCTACGCCGCCCTGTACCTCGGCTCCGACGAGTCGTCGTATGTGACCGGCACCGAGTTCGTTGTCGACGGCGGGATCACCGCCGCATACGTCACGCCGCAGTGA
- a CDS encoding amino acid decarboxylase, which produces MTLFDDSQITLHDESLDPATTEAWESLKTLGHQMVDDMFDTLRTVRERPVWRPLPDDAKARMAVPVPHDPQDPAAVYADFVNDVLPYPMGNIHPRFWGWVIGTGTPLGALGDFLAAVMNPNTGGGEHIANYVELQAINWLKEAVGYPAEASGVMVSGASASNLLALTVARNQMAGWDVRKLGVKPEGAPRLMFYASSEVHSCVPRAVEVLGLGRESLRIIPVNDAFEIDIAALERAIAEDRAAGHRPVCVVGAAGTVNTGAFDDLNTLADLCARENLWFHVDGAFGALAALSPELRPLTRGMERADSLTFDLHKWMYINYEAAVVLVRSQEKHYKTFTTTPEYLVHGKRGASAGEVWFSDLGIQLSRGFKALKVWMSIKEHGIDKYGRLIAQNVAHTRKLAARVDAEPELERLAPSPLNIVCFRYVVPGLDDDALNALNEELLLRQQEGGGSLVSSTRLHGKYCLRACISNHRTTAEDVDVFVADVLALGRQLAKEIPAAG; this is translated from the coding sequence ATGACGCTGTTCGATGATTCGCAGATCACACTGCACGATGAATCGCTCGATCCCGCCACGACTGAGGCTTGGGAATCGCTGAAGACGCTCGGCCATCAGATGGTTGACGACATGTTCGACACGCTGCGCACCGTGCGCGAACGCCCGGTATGGAGGCCGCTGCCCGACGATGCGAAGGCGCGCATGGCCGTGCCGGTGCCGCACGACCCGCAGGACCCTGCCGCCGTCTATGCGGACTTCGTCAACGACGTGCTGCCCTACCCGATGGGCAACATCCATCCCCGCTTCTGGGGCTGGGTGATCGGCACCGGCACGCCGCTCGGCGCGCTGGGCGACTTCCTCGCCGCGGTCATGAACCCGAACACTGGCGGTGGCGAGCACATCGCCAACTACGTCGAACTGCAGGCGATCAACTGGCTCAAGGAAGCGGTCGGCTATCCGGCCGAGGCCAGCGGGGTCATGGTCAGCGGCGCGTCGGCCTCGAATCTGCTGGCCCTGACGGTTGCCCGCAATCAGATGGCTGGTTGGGACGTGCGCAAGCTCGGCGTCAAACCCGAGGGCGCGCCTCGCTTGATGTTCTATGCTTCGTCGGAGGTTCATTCGTGCGTGCCGCGCGCCGTCGAAGTGCTCGGCTTGGGCCGCGAGTCGCTGCGGATTATCCCGGTCAACGACGCGTTCGAGATCGACATCGCGGCCCTTGAACGCGCCATCGCGGAAGATCGCGCGGCGGGGCATCGGCCGGTGTGCGTGGTCGGCGCTGCAGGCACGGTCAACACCGGCGCGTTCGACGATCTGAATACTTTGGCCGACTTGTGCGCCCGCGAGAACCTGTGGTTCCACGTCGACGGCGCGTTCGGCGCGCTCGCTGCCCTCTCGCCTGAACTCCGCCCGCTCACGCGTGGTATGGAACGCGCCGACTCGCTGACCTTCGACCTGCACAAGTGGATGTACATCAACTACGAAGCGGCAGTCGTGCTGGTACGCTCGCAGGAGAAGCACTACAAGACGTTTACGACCACGCCGGAATACCTCGTGCACGGCAAGCGCGGTGCGTCCGCCGGCGAGGTGTGGTTCAGCGACCTCGGCATTCAGCTCTCGCGCGGGTTCAAGGCGCTCAAGGTGTGGATGTCGATCAAGGAGCATGGGATTGACAAGTACGGCCGGCTGATCGCGCAGAACGTTGCGCACACCCGCAAGCTGGCCGCGCGGGTCGATGCCGAGCCGGAGCTGGAACGCCTCGCGCCGTCTCCGCTCAACATCGTGTGTTTCCGCTATGTCGTGCCGGGGTTGGACGACGACGCGCTTAATGCCCTGAACGAGGAACTGCTGCTGCGGCAGCAGGAAGGCGGTGGATCGTTGGTCAGCTCGACGCGCCTGCACGGCAAGTACTGCCTTCGCGCATGCATCAGCAATCATCGCACGACGGCCGAAGACGTCGACGTGTTTGTCGCCGATGTATTGGCGCTCGGCCGGCAGTTGGCGAAGGAAATACCGGCCGCGGGTTAG
- a CDS encoding aldehyde dehydrogenase family protein, which produces MSEIQRTYTPVDGSLFLERELANDTQIEDVLTHAEAAQAGWRAASIADRAAACTALVDWLVARKDQLGEELTWQMGRPVRYTPNEIAGGFQERARYMIGVAPETLANIQPAPKEGFRRFIRREPVGTVLVLAPWNYPWLTAVNAVIPALMAGNSVILKHSDQTPLVAERLTEAAHAAGMPAGVFQHIHMTHEAVARVIQDPRVDAVVFTGSVAGGHAVTQAASTRFVRVATELGGKDPAYVRADAGLPFAIENVMDGVLFNSGQSCCAVERIYVHQDVYQSFVDGAVALTNSYMLGNPLGSDVTLGPLVRTRAADFVRGQIAEAVAHGAQALIDPVRFPDDRPDSPYLAPQILVNVDHTMRVMSEESFGPVVGIMPVKDDMEAVRLMNDSVYGLTASIWTRDVDAAIALGGQIEAGTVYMNRCDYLDPALVWTGVKDSGRGMSLSVLGYEHFTQAKSYHLRIAT; this is translated from the coding sequence ATGAGCGAGATTCAACGCACCTACACGCCCGTCGACGGATCGCTGTTCCTTGAGCGGGAACTGGCAAACGACACGCAGATCGAAGACGTACTCACACACGCCGAGGCCGCCCAAGCGGGATGGCGAGCGGCCTCGATTGCCGATCGCGCAGCGGCCTGCACGGCGCTGGTCGACTGGCTCGTGGCGCGCAAGGATCAGCTCGGCGAAGAGCTGACGTGGCAGATGGGCCGGCCGGTGCGCTATACGCCCAACGAGATCGCCGGCGGCTTTCAGGAGCGCGCGCGGTACATGATCGGCGTTGCGCCGGAGACGCTGGCCAACATCCAACCCGCACCCAAAGAGGGTTTCCGCCGTTTCATTCGCCGTGAGCCGGTCGGGACGGTCCTGGTGCTGGCCCCGTGGAATTATCCGTGGCTAACCGCCGTCAACGCCGTCATCCCCGCGCTGATGGCGGGCAACAGCGTAATCCTCAAGCACTCCGATCAAACGCCGTTGGTGGCCGAACGGCTCACCGAAGCAGCGCACGCGGCGGGCATGCCCGCCGGCGTATTCCAACACATCCACATGACACATGAGGCGGTCGCTCGCGTGATTCAAGACCCGCGCGTCGACGCGGTCGTGTTCACGGGATCGGTGGCGGGAGGTCATGCCGTGACGCAGGCAGCCAGCACGCGCTTCGTGCGCGTGGCGACCGAGTTGGGCGGCAAAGACCCGGCCTATGTGCGCGCCGACGCTGGCCTGCCCTTCGCGATAGAGAACGTCATGGACGGCGTGCTGTTCAACTCCGGCCAGTCCTGCTGCGCGGTCGAACGCATCTACGTGCATCAGGACGTATATCAGTCGTTCGTGGACGGCGCGGTGGCGCTCACCAACAGCTATATGTTGGGCAATCCGCTGGGGTCGGACGTCACGCTCGGCCCGCTGGTGCGTACACGCGCTGCCGACTTCGTGCGCGGGCAGATCGCGGAAGCGGTCGCGCATGGCGCGCAGGCGCTCATCGACCCTGTGCGCTTCCCGGATGACCGGCCCGACTCGCCCTATCTGGCACCGCAGATTCTGGTCAACGTCGATCACACGATGCGCGTGATGAGCGAGGAAAGCTTCGGCCCGGTCGTCGGCATCATGCCGGTCAAGGACGACATGGAAGCGGTGCGCCTGATGAACGACAGCGTCTACGGCCTGACGGCATCGATCTGGACGCGCGATGTCGACGCAGCGATCGCGCTCGGCGGGCAGATCGAGGCCGGAACGGTGTACATGAACCGGTGCGATTACCTCGATCCGGCGCTGGTGTGGACGGGTGTCAAAGACAGCGGGCGCGGCATGTCGCTGTCGGTACTGGGTTACGAGCATTTCACGCAGGCCAAATCGTACCACCTGCGAATCGCGACATGA
- a CDS encoding glutamine synthetase — MLTLEELRARVERGEIETIVLGFTDHYGRLMGKRFDAEFFVANAEDGTHGCNYLLIVDMEMDPTPGYKYANWEMGFGDFHMVPDMSTLRVASWLDKTALVICDVVDDKAHDYVPVAPRSILRRQIARTAELGYTAMAASELEFFAFEDSYRQAQEKGYAGLQPMGWYIEDYHILQASREEKFVAEARRHLKRSGIPVENSKGEWGHGQHELNVRYAESLVMADRHAIFKQCLKEVADALGFSVTFMAKPFDTQAGSSGHLHFSLWKDGENAFKGDTPLGKVAGSDIFRWFLGGWMAHAAELMVFYAPTVNSYKRFIDLSWAPTRIAWSYDNRTAGFRILGSGAGLRIENRIPGADCNPYLAYAASLASGIDGIANQIEPPAMFDGDIYAAQQLPRVPRTLEHAVDVFASSSFAKQAFGADVVEHYAHFYTKEIEAYNKAVTDWERARYFERI; from the coding sequence ATGTTGACGCTAGAGGAATTGCGCGCCCGCGTAGAGCGCGGCGAGATCGAGACCATCGTCCTCGGCTTCACCGACCACTACGGGCGGTTGATGGGTAAACGCTTCGACGCCGAGTTCTTCGTCGCCAACGCCGAAGACGGTACCCACGGATGCAACTACCTGCTGATCGTCGATATGGAAATGGATCCGACGCCCGGCTACAAGTACGCCAACTGGGAGATGGGCTTCGGCGACTTTCACATGGTGCCGGATATGTCGACCTTGCGCGTCGCGAGCTGGCTTGACAAGACCGCACTGGTGATCTGCGACGTCGTGGACGACAAGGCGCACGACTACGTCCCGGTCGCGCCGCGCTCGATCCTGCGCCGTCAGATCGCGCGCACAGCGGAGCTTGGATACACCGCGATGGCCGCGTCGGAGCTTGAGTTCTTTGCGTTCGAGGACAGCTACCGGCAGGCGCAGGAGAAGGGTTACGCCGGCCTTCAGCCGATGGGCTGGTACATTGAGGACTATCACATCCTGCAAGCCAGCCGCGAGGAGAAGTTCGTCGCCGAGGCGCGCCGTCACCTCAAACGCTCCGGCATCCCGGTCGAAAACTCGAAGGGCGAGTGGGGACACGGCCAGCACGAGCTTAACGTGCGCTATGCCGAGAGCCTCGTCATGGCCGACCGCCACGCGATCTTTAAGCAGTGCCTCAAAGAAGTGGCCGACGCGCTCGGCTTCAGCGTAACGTTCATGGCCAAGCCGTTCGACACGCAGGCCGGCTCGAGCGGACATCTGCACTTCAGCCTGTGGAAGGACGGAGAAAACGCCTTCAAGGGCGATACGCCGCTGGGCAAGGTCGCCGGTTCCGACATCTTCCGCTGGTTCCTCGGCGGGTGGATGGCGCATGCCGCCGAGCTGATGGTGTTTTACGCGCCCACGGTCAACAGCTACAAGCGCTTCATCGACCTGTCGTGGGCGCCGACACGCATCGCGTGGAGCTACGACAACCGCACGGCGGGCTTCCGCATCCTCGGCAGCGGGGCCGGCCTACGCATCGAGAACCGCATCCCCGGCGCGGACTGCAACCCGTACCTCGCCTATGCCGCGTCGTTGGCCTCCGGCATCGACGGAATCGCCAATCAGATCGAGCCGCCGGCCATGTTCGACGGCGACATTTACGCCGCGCAGCAGCTCCCACGCGTGCCGCGCACGCTGGAACACGCTGTCGATGTGTTCGCCTCAAGCAGTTTCGCCAAACAGGCCTTTGGCGCGGATGTCGTCGAACATTACGCGCACTTCTATACCAAGGAGATCGAAGCCTACAACAAAGCCGTCACCGATTGGGAACGCGCACGCTATTTCGAACGGATCTAG
- a CDS encoding CHASE domain-containing protein — protein MRVTRSLSPTARYLIVGAIGVVLAVFVMQVLNQQARATAVARIERRTEQVTVSVQQSIESTLHVLESFQALYATSLDVDRASFDTFAAQMLRTHPEVRLAQWVPFVSATARTDFETAGREEYAPDFQIVERDGDGVVVRAAERDAHFPIYFLSPMINPDAIIGMDLGANETRYTLLLDTARRGTIAASPPTRFGLEEQYTIYIYQPIYAQTPQPETDSERIDTVRGFVVLVLQASDFLASALDRVGMPDMAVAITDADVANVTLFETVPVETRASEFGAYSSTKAVAIAGRTWNLSFAVSDDGMLAEAQNSGLLGLLIVLSVTAMLILYLRQRTQAELALHRYTRSLEETNSELLAFNHTIAHDLKSPLAIILGYADLLQDEDLTPNGRRMLSMIPKMVDALLEMIEDLLKLATLRDAEAKVEKVDVNAVVQRTLERFGDNRDSIVIEDMLPPAMGHPQWMTEVFANLISNALKYRDDQRELRIHIRAKPDGDRVRYEVQDNGLGIAPEDKARIFALFTRLNSNHERGLGIGLSIVQRMVTKLGGELGVESELGKGSTFWFTLPKG, from the coding sequence ATGCGCGTGACGCGTTCGCTTTCTCCTACCGCCCGCTATCTGATCGTTGGTGCAATTGGCGTCGTGCTGGCCGTGTTCGTCATGCAGGTGTTGAATCAGCAGGCGCGGGCGACCGCAGTCGCACGCATCGAGCGGCGCACCGAGCAGGTGACTGTGTCGGTACAGCAGAGCATCGAGAGCACGCTGCACGTGCTGGAATCGTTTCAGGCGCTGTATGCCACCTCGCTCGATGTCGATCGCGCGTCGTTCGATACTTTTGCCGCACAAATGCTGCGGACGCACCCCGAAGTGCGCCTCGCCCAATGGGTGCCTTTCGTGAGCGCAACCGCCCGCACGGACTTCGAAACGGCGGGCCGTGAGGAATACGCGCCGGATTTCCAGATCGTCGAACGTGATGGCGATGGGGTCGTCGTGCGTGCCGCAGAGCGCGACGCGCATTTCCCAATCTACTTCCTGTCGCCGATGATCAATCCTGATGCGATCATCGGGATGGATCTCGGCGCTAACGAGACCCGCTACACGCTGCTTCTGGATACCGCGCGCCGGGGGACGATTGCCGCATCCCCGCCGACGCGGTTCGGGCTAGAGGAGCAGTACACGATCTACATCTACCAGCCCATTTACGCGCAAACCCCCCAGCCTGAGACCGACTCCGAGCGCATCGACACCGTGCGCGGGTTTGTCGTTCTCGTCTTGCAAGCGAGCGACTTTCTTGCGTCTGCCCTCGATCGTGTCGGCATGCCCGACATGGCGGTCGCGATCACCGATGCAGACGTTGCGAACGTGACGCTGTTCGAGACCGTCCCGGTGGAGACCCGTGCGAGCGAGTTCGGTGCGTACAGCAGCACGAAGGCGGTCGCGATTGCCGGCAGAACGTGGAACTTGTCGTTTGCGGTGTCCGATGACGGTATGCTGGCAGAGGCACAGAACAGCGGCTTGCTTGGCCTCCTGATCGTCCTCAGCGTCACCGCGATGCTGATCCTGTATCTGCGGCAGCGCACGCAAGCGGAGCTTGCGCTGCATCGGTACACGCGTTCCCTCGAGGAGACGAACAGCGAACTGCTCGCCTTCAATCACACGATCGCCCACGACTTAAAGTCTCCGCTGGCGATCATCCTCGGCTATGCCGATCTGCTGCAAGACGAAGACCTCACGCCCAACGGCCGGCGCATGCTGTCGATGATCCCTAAGATGGTCGATGCCCTGCTGGAGATGATCGAAGACCTGCTCAAGCTGGCGACCTTGCGCGATGCCGAGGCCAAGGTCGAGAAGGTCGATGTCAACGCGGTCGTCCAGCGCACGCTGGAACGCTTCGGCGACAACCGCGACAGCATCGTCATCGAGGACATGCTGCCACCGGCGATGGGGCATCCGCAGTGGATGACTGAAGTCTTCGCCAACCTGATCAGCAACGCGCTCAAGTACCGCGACGACCAGCGCGAGCTTCGCATCCACATTCGCGCCAAGCCGGACGGCGATCGCGTCCGCTACGAGGTGCAGGACAACGGTCTCGGCATCGCGCCGGAGGACAAAGCGCGCATATTCGCGCTGTTCACGCGGCTGAACTCCAACCACGAGCGCGGGCTGGGGATCGGCCTGTCAATCGTGCAGCGCATGGTGACCAAGCTCGGCGGCGAACTGGGCGTGGAAAGCGAACTGGGCAAAGGCAGCACGTTCTGGTTCACCCTGCCCAAGGGGTAG